One Polynucleobacter sp. MWH-Spelu-300-X4 genomic window carries:
- a CDS encoding 2-hydroxymuconic semialdehyde dehydrogenase codes for MKQVKHFINGEFVVGSGNKFFDKRSPVDNKVIAQIAEANQADVDAAVRAAHDALNGEWGKMTVDQRVEMLYAVANEITRRFEDFVAAEMADTGQPNHVMRHVFIPRGAANFKVFADVVKNVATEAFTMSTPDGRGAVNYAVRNPKGVVGVISPWNAPFMLMTWKVGPALACGNTVVVKPSEETPMTTALLGEVMNAVGMPKGVFNVVNGFGPDSAGEFLTHHPLVDAITFTGETRTGTAIMKAAAEGMRDISFELGGKNAGIVFADANFDDAVNGIFRSAFLNSGQVCLGTERVYVERPIFDKFVAALKAKAEHVKYGRPEDHGSDYGPLISAEHKQKVMSYYKKAVDEGATVVTGGGVPDMSADLKEGHWVQPTIWTGLPETASVVQEEIFGPCCHIRPFDTDEEVIKLANDTKYGLATTIWTTNLARAHTVAAKVDVGITWVNSWFLRDLRTAFGGSKQSGIGREGGVHSLEFYTETRNICVKL; via the coding sequence ATGAAACAAGTTAAACATTTCATTAACGGTGAATTTGTTGTTGGTAGTGGTAATAAATTTTTTGATAAACGCTCACCAGTTGATAACAAAGTGATTGCTCAGATTGCTGAAGCCAATCAAGCTGACGTCGATGCTGCTGTGAGAGCTGCTCATGACGCGTTGAACGGCGAGTGGGGAAAGATGACAGTCGATCAACGTGTTGAAATGTTGTACGCCGTTGCTAATGAGATTACTCGTCGTTTTGAAGATTTCGTGGCTGCTGAAATGGCTGATACGGGTCAACCTAATCATGTGATGCGTCATGTATTTATTCCACGTGGCGCGGCTAACTTCAAAGTATTTGCGGACGTGGTTAAAAACGTTGCAACAGAAGCTTTCACAATGTCTACGCCTGATGGCCGTGGTGCTGTGAACTACGCTGTTCGTAATCCTAAAGGTGTGGTGGGTGTGATTTCTCCATGGAATGCGCCATTCATGTTGATGACTTGGAAAGTGGGTCCAGCATTAGCTTGCGGTAACACAGTGGTTGTAAAACCTTCTGAAGAAACACCAATGACAACTGCTTTGTTAGGTGAAGTCATGAATGCGGTGGGTATGCCTAAAGGTGTGTTTAACGTGGTGAACGGTTTCGGTCCTGATTCTGCTGGTGAGTTCTTAACGCATCACCCATTGGTGGATGCGATCACCTTCACAGGTGAAACACGCACAGGTACAGCGATCATGAAAGCTGCTGCAGAAGGTATGCGCGACATTTCATTTGAATTAGGTGGTAAGAATGCCGGTATCGTTTTCGCAGATGCTAATTTTGATGATGCTGTGAATGGTATTTTCCGTTCAGCCTTCTTAAACTCAGGACAAGTTTGTTTAGGTACTGAGCGTGTATATGTAGAACGTCCTATTTTTGATAAATTTGTTGCTGCATTAAAAGCTAAAGCTGAACACGTTAAATATGGTCGTCCAGAAGATCATGGTTCAGACTACGGTCCTTTGATTTCAGCAGAGCACAAACAAAAAGTGATGTCTTACTATAAGAAAGCTGTTGATGAAGGTGCGACTGTTGTAACAGGTGGTGGCGTGCCAGATATGTCAGCTGATCTTAAAGAAGGTCACTGGGTTCAACCAACGATTTGGACAGGATTGCCAGAAACAGCTTCAGTTGTTCAGGAAGAAATTTTTGGACCATGCTGCCACATCCGCCCATTTGATACAGATGAAGAAGTTATCAAATTAGCGAACGACACTAAATATGGTTTAGCAACAACTATCTGGACAACGAATTTGGCTAGAGCTCATACAGTTGCCGCAAAAGTAGATGTGGGTATTACTTGGGTTAATAGTTGGTTCTTGCGTGACTTAAGAACTGCATTTGGTGGTTCTAAACAATCAGGTATTGGTCGCGAAGGTGGCGTGCATTCTCTTGAGTTCTACACAGAGACTCGCAACATTTGCGTGAAGCTTTAA
- the dmpH gene encoding 2-oxo-3-hexenedioate decarboxylase produces MALTLTINQDDINTLCDRVEGAQEGAYAIQKLTDDYPSMTIDDGYAVQAELRKRYLAKGHQLVGWKAGLTSRAKMEQMGVHVPSIGFLTDKMTRTEDVGIKTSEMVHPRVECEVAFVTNKDLKGPNCTLLDVLAATDYVLPAVEIIDSRFSGFKFDLASVVADNGSSARFVTGKNKVNPQGLNLQKIGVVMKKNGQEIARGDSSAVLGNPAEAIAMLVNILAEQDEYLPAGSFVMSGGITEAFAVQPGDEITAEFEVLGNVSMTFVA; encoded by the coding sequence GTGGCATTAACGCTAACTATTAATCAAGATGACATCAACACATTGTGTGATCGTGTTGAAGGTGCGCAAGAGGGCGCCTATGCCATACAAAAATTAACGGATGACTATCCAAGTATGACCATCGATGATGGTTATGCTGTTCAAGCTGAGTTAAGAAAACGCTATTTAGCTAAGGGTCATCAGTTGGTTGGTTGGAAAGCCGGTTTAACTTCAAGAGCTAAGATGGAGCAAATGGGTGTACATGTGCCATCGATTGGTTTCTTGACTGACAAAATGACTAGAACAGAGGATGTGGGTATCAAAACATCTGAAATGGTTCATCCACGCGTTGAGTGCGAAGTGGCTTTTGTGACGAACAAAGATCTTAAAGGCCCTAACTGCACATTATTAGATGTATTGGCAGCAACAGACTATGTATTGCCAGCAGTTGAAATCATTGACTCTAGATTTTCAGGATTCAAATTTGATTTAGCGAGCGTTGTTGCTGATAACGGTTCTTCTGCGCGATTTGTTACAGGTAAAAACAAAGTAAACCCACAAGGGCTTAATTTGCAAAAAATTGGCGTAGTTATGAAAAAGAACGGCCAAGAAATTGCTAGGGGTGATTCGTCTGCTGTTTTGGGAAACCCTGCTGAAGCGATTGCGATGTTGGTCAATATTTTGGCTGAGCAAGATGAATACTTGCCAGCTGGTAGTTTTGTTATGAGTGGTGGTATTACGGAAGCGTTTGCAGTTCAACCCGGTGATGAAATCACTGCGGAGTTTGAAGTATTAGGGAATGTCTCTATGACGTTTGTCGCATAA
- a CDS encoding acetaldehyde dehydrogenase (acetylating) gives MAKIKCALIGSGNIGTDLIYKLQRSEFLEPVWMVGIDPESEGLARARDMGLKTTAEGVDGLLPHVLADGIQIAFDATSAYVHAENSRKLNELGVLMVDLTPAAIGPLCCPTVNLEQHAASGEMNVNMISCAGQATIPIVYAVSRVQEVPYAEIVASLASKSIGPGTRANLDEFTYTTSDAVCKVGGAKKGKALAIINPADPPMIMRNTIYCLTDGEPKREEIKESILRMIGEVQKYVPGYKLVNGPVFDGNKVSVFMEVAGLGDYLPKYAGNLDIMTAAATRTAELFAQNIMSGKVQLKATKSVEAK, from the coding sequence ATGGCAAAGATTAAATGCGCATTAATTGGATCTGGAAATATTGGTACAGATCTAATTTACAAATTGCAGCGTAGTGAGTTTTTAGAACCAGTATGGATGGTGGGTATTGACCCAGAATCTGAAGGTTTAGCAAGAGCCCGTGATATGGGTCTTAAAACAACCGCTGAAGGCGTAGATGGTTTATTGCCACACGTTTTGGCCGATGGCATTCAAATTGCATTTGATGCAACTTCTGCCTATGTCCATGCTGAAAACTCACGCAAGTTAAATGAGCTAGGCGTGTTAATGGTGGACTTAACACCTGCGGCGATTGGACCTTTGTGCTGCCCTACAGTTAACCTAGAGCAACACGCTGCTAGCGGCGAGATGAACGTGAACATGATTTCTTGCGCTGGTCAGGCGACGATTCCTATCGTTTACGCCGTATCACGTGTGCAAGAAGTTCCTTATGCAGAAATTGTGGCCAGCTTGGCTTCTAAATCCATCGGTCCTGGTACACGCGCCAACTTGGATGAGTTCACTTACACAACATCAGATGCCGTATGTAAAGTAGGTGGCGCTAAAAAAGGTAAAGCCTTAGCGATTATTAATCCAGCGGATCCTCCTATGATTATGCGTAACACCATTTACTGTTTGACAGATGGTGAGCCAAAGCGTGAAGAAATCAAAGAGTCTATTTTGCGCATGATTGGTGAAGTGCAGAAATATGTACCTGGATATAAATTAGTTAATGGCCCGGTATTTGATGGCAATAAAGTTTCTGTATTTATGGAAGTAGCAGGTCTTGGTGATTACTTGCCTAAATACGCAGGTAACTTAGACATCATGACAGCGGCAGCTACAAGAACTGCTGAATTGTTTGCTCAGAACATCATGTCTGGCAAAGTTCAACTAAAAGCGACTAAATCTGTGGAGGCAAAATAA
- the dmpG gene encoding 4-hydroxy-2-oxovalerate aldolase yields the protein MFEIDHLKGKKVILHDMCLRDGMHAKREQISVEQMVKVATAMDEAGMPYIQVTHGAGLGGNSLQHGFALSPNEEYISAVASKMKKAVVSVLLIPGLGTMRELKSAYEAGARSVHVATHCTEADTSPQHIAYARQLGMDTTGFLMMAHLHTVEGLVQQAKLMESYGAQTVYITDSAGYMLPNDVKARVHALRQALKPETEIGFHGHHNMGMGIANSIAAIEEGATRIDGSVAGLGAGAGNTPLEVFAAVCERMGIETGCDLFKLMDIAEEIIVPMMDHMVRVDRSSLTLGFAGVYSTFLLHAERASKRYGIPARDILVELGRKKMIGGQEDMIEDTAMTMAKERGIIFKESV from the coding sequence ATGTTTGAGATCGATCACCTCAAGGGTAAGAAAGTTATTCTTCATGACATGTGTCTTCGCGATGGTATGCACGCTAAGCGTGAACAAATCAGCGTTGAGCAAATGGTTAAAGTGGCAACTGCGATGGATGAGGCAGGTATGCCGTACATCCAAGTTACTCACGGTGCAGGTTTAGGTGGTAACTCTTTGCAACACGGTTTTGCATTAAGCCCTAATGAAGAGTACATCAGTGCTGTTGCATCAAAAATGAAAAAAGCAGTTGTATCAGTTCTATTGATTCCTGGTTTGGGAACGATGAGAGAGTTGAAGTCTGCTTATGAAGCGGGTGCTCGTAGCGTGCACGTGGCAACACACTGTACTGAAGCTGATACATCTCCTCAACATATCGCTTATGCGCGTCAGTTGGGTATGGATACAACAGGTTTCTTGATGATGGCTCACTTGCACACTGTTGAGGGTTTAGTGCAACAAGCTAAGTTAATGGAATCTTATGGTGCGCAAACGGTATACATCACCGACTCAGCTGGTTACATGTTGCCGAATGATGTGAAAGCGCGTGTACATGCATTACGTCAAGCATTAAAGCCTGAAACAGAAATTGGTTTCCATGGTCACCACAACATGGGTATGGGTATCGCTAACTCGATCGCTGCGATTGAAGAAGGCGCTACGCGTATTGACGGTTCAGTAGCAGGTTTAGGTGCTGGTGCTGGTAATACACCATTAGAAGTATTTGCTGCTGTATGTGAGCGTATGGGTATTGAAACTGGTTGCGACTTATTCAAACTCATGGATATCGCTGAAGAAATCATCGTACCGATGATGGATCACATGGTGCGTGTGGATCGTTCATCATTAACTTTAGGTTTCGCGGGCGTGTATTCAACATTCTTGTTACATGCTGAACGCGCAAGTAAGCGTTATGGCATTCCTGCTCGTGACATTTTGGTTGAGTTGGGTCGCAAGAAAATGATCGGCGGTCAGGAAGACATGATCGAAGACACGGCGATGACAATGGCTAAAGAGCGTGGCATTATTTTTAAAGAGTCTGTTTAA
- a CDS encoding YCF48-related protein, whose amino-acid sequence MNYEFLKTTGAILMASALLSACGSKSETSAKEVTPETLSTRVDQFQGAAANQKVAVIVGKDIVGVIPHDGAKPTRVEIKGTASLIDVATCADGSFVALDFYRKVWTSTDDGQSWTSKATPGTWRPLGVTCGPANSYWVVGSNSTIANSSDRGTTWKTDSTGEDAMFNTVQFIDAQNAVVTGEFGAVKRSSDGGKSWVTSSIGPEFYPYAALFVSPQEGYVTSLTGTIMRTKNGGGSWEKTKNDTGLSQFGLANVGGRVYSVGLGGVVLRLDGNQWVPVKIEGFGAPFLKGVVAVKGGFLVAGGNGAWKVVTVK is encoded by the coding sequence ATGAACTATGAATTTTTAAAAACTACTGGTGCCATATTAATGGCAAGTGCTTTGCTTTCTGCATGCGGAAGCAAGTCTGAAACTTCTGCAAAAGAAGTTACTCCAGAAACACTTTCTACTCGTGTAGATCAATTCCAAGGCGCAGCTGCTAATCAAAAAGTAGCTGTCATTGTTGGCAAAGATATTGTGGGAGTGATTCCTCACGATGGTGCTAAGCCAACACGTGTTGAGATTAAAGGTACTGCATCTTTAATCGATGTGGCTACCTGTGCAGACGGCAGTTTTGTCGCGCTTGATTTTTATCGCAAAGTTTGGACTTCAACGGATGACGGTCAATCATGGACATCTAAAGCAACGCCAGGTACATGGAGACCATTAGGCGTTACTTGTGGCCCTGCTAACAGCTATTGGGTCGTTGGTAGCAATTCAACGATTGCTAATAGTAGCGATCGTGGCACAACATGGAAAACTGATTCAACTGGTGAAGATGCCATGTTTAATACAGTTCAATTTATTGATGCGCAAAACGCTGTTGTAACAGGCGAGTTCGGCGCAGTTAAACGCAGTAGCGATGGTGGTAAGTCTTGGGTAACTAGCAGCATTGGCCCAGAGTTCTATCCATACGCAGCGTTGTTCGTATCTCCACAAGAAGGTTATGTCACAAGCTTAACTGGCACGATCATGCGCACTAAAAATGGTGGTGGTTCTTGGGAAAAAACAAAAAATGACACCGGTCTTTCACAGTTTGGTTTAGCTAATGTTGGCGGACGTGTTTACAGCGTTGGCTTAGGTGGTGTTGTGTTGCGTTTGGATGGCAACCAATGGGTGCCTGTGAAGATTGAAGGTTTTGGCGCGCCTTTCTTAAAAGGTGTTGTAGCAGTTAAAGGTGGCTTCCTTGTGGCTGGTGGTAACGGCGCATGGAAAGTAGTAACTGTTAAGTAA